The Sulfurimonas hydrogeniphila genome includes a window with the following:
- a CDS encoding carbonic anhydrase: MTKFSTIALTLMASSTIAFAGVEAHWDYAKHGPQDWGHFSETCKKGKEQSPINIETENTQQLDESYTIELSEDYKGISTVVDNGHSLKVTPVDAGYISLHGKDYKLKQFHFHGMSEHTIDGRRYNAVAHFVHMAKDGSVAVVAVMFEVGEENPALEKILHAKHKIAINPNDLLPEDTDHYYHYKGSFTTPPCTEGVEWYIFKDTVNISKSQLDALRKYYRNNERPTQPLHKRVVQTK; encoded by the coding sequence ATGACAAAATTCTCTACAATCGCTTTGACACTCATGGCGAGTTCAACAATTGCATTTGCAGGTGTTGAAGCACATTGGGACTATGCAAAACATGGTCCTCAAGACTGGGGACACTTCAGCGAAACTTGCAAAAAAGGCAAAGAACAGTCCCCTATAAATATAGAAACAGAAAATACACAGCAGTTAGACGAGAGTTACACGATTGAACTTTCCGAAGATTACAAAGGTATTTCCACTGTTGTTGATAACGGGCACTCTCTAAAGGTTACCCCGGTAGATGCAGGCTATATCTCACTGCACGGCAAAGACTACAAACTAAAACAGTTTCATTTTCATGGCATGAGCGAGCATACAATTGACGGCAGAAGATACAATGCAGTCGCGCACTTTGTTCATATGGCAAAAGACGGTTCAGTGGCAGTTGTGGCAGTAATGTTTGAAGTCGGAGAAGAAAATCCTGCTTTAGAAAAGATTTTACATGCAAAACACAAAATAGCCATAAATCCTAATGATTTGCTGCCTGAAGATACGGATCACTACTATCACTACAAAGGTTCATTTACCACACCACCCTGTACAGAGGGCGTAGAGTGGTATATTTTCAAAGATACTGTCAATATTTCAAAATCACAACTGGATGCTTTAAGAAAATACTACAGAAACAACGAAAGACCGACACAGCCTCTTCACAAAAGAGTTGTCCAAACAAAATAA
- the traT gene encoding complement resistance protein TraT: protein MKTANKMNLKFDEARPVLEKALARSIAGVF, encoded by the coding sequence ATGAAAACTGCAAACAAAATGAATTTAAAATTTGACGAAGCACGTCCGGTTCTTGAAAAAGCGCTTGCTCGTTCAATCGCAGGTGTATTTTAA